From a single Bremerella cremea genomic region:
- a CDS encoding TlpA family protein disulfide reductase: MPCPTLQPNLRPTVRRARSGKVQLLLLLCVLVGLGVMASTLILGPKPGGPHPWVGKPIPAATLQPLLNTDTPFDTASLQGKTTLINFWGPWCPPCLMEFPELLKLRENFANEPGFQFVSIASDGGWGPSGVGYQENEEYLKDESKMILAKYNSDLPIYVDLDGEFRQKLIQTAEFTGYPTTILVGPDGKTAAVWLGYSPSLGKEASKIIREQLTSAQSAAAGG, translated from the coding sequence ATGCCCTGCCCTACCCTACAGCCCAATCTTCGGCCCACTGTTCGTCGCGCTCGCTCTGGCAAAGTTCAGTTGCTCCTTCTCCTCTGTGTGTTGGTTGGCCTGGGTGTTATGGCTTCGACCCTGATTCTGGGTCCGAAACCAGGCGGACCACATCCCTGGGTGGGCAAGCCAATCCCAGCGGCTACCCTTCAACCGCTGCTCAACACCGATACCCCGTTTGATACGGCGAGCCTTCAGGGGAAGACAACCCTGATCAACTTCTGGGGGCCATGGTGTCCACCTTGCCTAATGGAATTCCCCGAATTGCTGAAATTGCGTGAAAACTTCGCGAACGAACCTGGCTTTCAGTTCGTTTCCATCGCCTCGGATGGCGGTTGGGGGCCCAGTGGCGTCGGGTATCAAGAAAACGAGGAATACCTCAAAGACGAATCGAAAATGATCTTGGCCAAATACAACTCGGACTTGCCGATCTATGTTGACCTAGACGGGGAATTTCGCCAGAAACTGATTCAAACCGCCGAATTCACCGGTTATCCGACGACCATTCTCGTGGGCCCAGACGGCAAGACGGCAGCCGTTTGGCTTGGCTATTCCCCAAGCCTGGGCAAAGAGGCGAGCAAGATCATTCGCGAGCAACTAACCTCTGCTCAGTCGGCTGCTGCTGGTGGCTAA
- the cyaB gene encoding class IV adenylate cyclase, with amino-acid sequence MKFEVELKFPVDDLSDVESRVEEMGGIIEVPKRQADKYYSHPCRNFAETDEALRIRRVGDQNFITYKGPKVDDSTKTRREVEVPLVSGATGAANIVAMFESLGFTPVAEVIKDRRKSEFAYEGFEVLVAMDEVLELGKFVELEITAEESEIEGAKAVLEKLAEQLGLSASERRSYLELILGS; translated from the coding sequence ATGAAGTTTGAGGTTGAACTAAAATTTCCGGTCGACGATTTGTCGGACGTAGAGTCCCGTGTCGAAGAGATGGGGGGGATTATTGAAGTCCCTAAACGCCAAGCCGACAAATACTATAGCCATCCGTGCCGTAACTTCGCCGAAACCGACGAAGCACTGCGAATTCGTCGTGTGGGCGATCAAAACTTCATTACCTACAAAGGCCCAAAGGTCGACGACTCGACCAAAACACGCCGAGAAGTAGAAGTCCCGCTCGTTTCTGGGGCGACCGGTGCGGCCAATATTGTGGCCATGTTCGAGTCGCTGGGCTTTACGCCGGTAGCCGAAGTGATCAAAGATCGCCGCAAGTCGGAGTTCGCCTACGAGGGATTTGAAGTCCTGGTGGCCATGGACGAAGTGCTGGAATTGGGCAAATTCGTCGAATTAGAGATTACCGCCGAGGAAAGCGAGATCGAAGGGGCCAAAGCCGTTCTCGAAAAACTGGCTGAACAGCTCGGATTATCTGCTAGCGAACGCCGTAGTTATCTTGAATTGATACTGGGCAGTTAA
- a CDS encoding ammonium transporter yields the protein MVSSLSLPNRAWFAVLAIALGLMVSYPLSAQDAGTEASAEAPTAEAPMDEPGDLKAEENAEGEDAEANVAPTVPGITEPGGDLDALWTCLAAFLVFFMQAGFALVEAGFTRAKNACNIIMKNLMDFAIGSLGFWLIGFGLMFGTTNGLFGTDQFMFDGTSPEALAVKPNPTFNWAFLIFQTVFCATAATIVSGAMAERTKFSAYLVYSVLITCIVYPIFGSWAWGSLYTQAGWLDAKWGFLDYAGSTVVHSIGGWCALAGAITIGPRIGKYTADGKVKPIPGHNITLGALGVFILWLGWFGFNAGSTTAITDGAPFAYICITTNLAAASGVVGALITSWIMFGKPDTSFTLNGALAGLVSITAGCDCLSPGWAAIAGLIGGVIVVLSCVMLDKLKIDDPVGAVSVHGVCGAWGTLAVGLFMKETGLVNSGDPSQLIAQLVGIVTAFVWAFALSMIIFNVIKFTMGLRVTAEEEMQGLDIHEHGMYAYPAHLVTEGTSQAGHVS from the coding sequence ATGGTAAGTTCCCTCTCCCTCCCCAACCGAGCGTGGTTCGCGGTACTCGCGATCGCCCTCGGTCTCATGGTCTCTTACCCGCTTTCAGCGCAAGACGCTGGAACGGAAGCTTCGGCAGAAGCTCCGACGGCGGAAGCCCCGATGGATGAACCTGGCGATCTGAAAGCGGAAGAAAATGCTGAAGGGGAAGACGCAGAAGCAAATGTAGCTCCTACCGTTCCTGGTATTACCGAGCCTGGTGGCGACCTTGACGCACTCTGGACCTGCTTGGCGGCATTTCTCGTGTTCTTCATGCAGGCCGGTTTTGCCTTGGTGGAAGCGGGTTTCACGCGTGCCAAGAATGCCTGTAACATCATCATGAAAAACCTGATGGACTTCGCGATTGGGTCCTTGGGCTTTTGGTTGATTGGTTTTGGTCTGATGTTTGGAACGACCAATGGTCTTTTTGGGACCGACCAGTTCATGTTCGATGGTACTAGCCCGGAAGCACTTGCTGTTAAGCCAAATCCGACTTTCAACTGGGCCTTTCTGATTTTCCAAACCGTGTTCTGTGCTACTGCCGCGACGATCGTTTCTGGTGCGATGGCCGAACGAACGAAATTCTCGGCTTACTTGGTTTACTCGGTTCTGATCACCTGCATTGTCTATCCGATTTTTGGTAGCTGGGCATGGGGCAGCCTCTACACGCAAGCTGGCTGGCTGGACGCAAAATGGGGCTTCCTTGATTACGCTGGATCTACAGTTGTGCATTCGATCGGTGGTTGGTGTGCGTTAGCCGGAGCGATCACGATCGGCCCTCGCATTGGAAAGTACACTGCTGACGGTAAGGTGAAGCCAATCCCAGGCCACAATATCACGCTGGGGGCTCTGGGCGTGTTCATTCTGTGGTTGGGATGGTTCGGTTTTAACGCCGGTTCGACCACGGCCATCACCGATGGTGCTCCGTTCGCCTACATCTGTATTACAACCAACTTGGCCGCCGCTTCTGGGGTTGTTGGTGCGTTGATTACTTCGTGGATCATGTTCGGCAAGCCTGATACTTCGTTCACCCTCAATGGTGCGTTGGCAGGTCTTGTCTCAATTACGGCTGGTTGCGATTGTTTGAGCCCAGGTTGGGCAGCGATTGCAGGTTTGATTGGTGGCGTGATCGTTGTTTTGTCGTGCGTCATGTTGGACAAGCTAAAGATCGACGACCCGGTCGGAGCCGTTTCTGTTCACGGTGTGTGTGGTGCTTGGGGAACTTTGGCAGTTGGTCTCTTCATGAAAGAAACCGGCTTGGTCAACAGTGGTGATCCGTCGCAACTGATTGCTCAGCTCGTCGGCATCGTGACTGCATTTGTCTGGGCATTTGCGTTAAGCATGATCATCTTCAACGTCATCAAGTTCACCATGGGCTTGCGTGTTACTGCGGAAGAAGAAATGCAAGGGCTCGATATTCACGAGCACGGCATGTATGCCTACCCGGCACACTTGGTCACCGAAGGGACCAGCCAAGCGGGGCATGTCTCGTAA
- a CDS encoding MBL fold metallo-hydrolase: MQPRKEIFPNVIELNFQAGELLGCNVYLVFEGNEWLLIDIGFEETVEDYIDVIRSIDFPLANCKTLVATHADVDHIQGLAKAKQILGTSVTSHPLAVKALETGDKLHTFAEIALQDIHLDMPPVKIEHQINDGDILEVGKLKLEVWHTPGHTDSQLSFRLGDLLFSGDNIYRDGCVGAIDAHHGSDIPAFIKSLERIRQSDVKWLLPSHGPIFRKDDALLDKTIARLNTYLHMADFGTCAIDWPLMDEWEDEIVKGELPK, encoded by the coding sequence ATGCAGCCCCGAAAAGAAATTTTCCCTAACGTAATTGAATTGAATTTCCAAGCCGGCGAGTTGCTGGGTTGTAATGTGTATCTCGTTTTCGAAGGGAACGAGTGGCTCCTGATCGATATTGGCTTTGAGGAAACAGTCGAAGACTATATCGATGTGATCCGCAGCATTGATTTCCCTTTGGCGAATTGCAAAACTCTGGTCGCCACGCACGCCGATGTCGACCACATTCAAGGGCTGGCCAAGGCCAAGCAGATTCTGGGAACCTCGGTCACTTCCCATCCACTGGCGGTCAAAGCGCTAGAAACCGGCGACAAACTCCACACCTTCGCGGAAATCGCCCTGCAAGACATTCATCTAGACATGCCACCGGTAAAGATCGAGCACCAGATCAACGATGGCGACATTTTAGAGGTAGGCAAGCTCAAGCTTGAGGTATGGCATACCCCTGGGCATACCGATAGTCAGCTGAGTTTTCGCTTGGGCGATTTATTGTTCTCAGGCGATAATATCTACCGCGACGGCTGTGTTGGGGCGATCGACGCACACCACGGCAGCGACATCCCGGCGTTTATTAAGTCGCTCGAGCGAATTCGGCAAAGTGACGTAAAATGGCTCCTGCCTAGTCATGGGCCGATCTTCCGCAAGGACGACGCATTGCTGGATAAGACCATTGCCCGCTTGAACACCTATCTCCACATGGCCGACTTTGGGACGTGTGCGATTGATTGGCCGTTGATGGATGAATGGGAAGACGAGATCGTCAAAGGGGAGCTTCCCAAGTAA
- a CDS encoding P-II family nitrogen regulator, with product MKLVIAIIQPSRLEAVKEALTEVEVFRLTVMDCQGFGRQKGHTEVYRGHEFTVNLLRKVQLQIAVNEDFVEPTIDAIVKGARTGDKGEIGDGKIFVVPMDDCIRIRTGERGPEAI from the coding sequence ATGAAACTCGTGATCGCGATCATTCAACCCAGCCGCCTGGAAGCGGTGAAAGAAGCCCTGACCGAAGTGGAAGTTTTTCGCTTGACCGTAATGGATTGCCAGGGATTTGGCCGGCAAAAAGGGCATACCGAGGTTTATCGCGGGCACGAATTCACGGTCAATTTGCTGCGCAAGGTGCAACTACAAATTGCCGTGAACGAAGACTTTGTCGAGCCAACGATCGATGCCATCGTTAAAGGGGCTCGCACCGGCGATAAGGGAGAGATCGGGGACGGCAAGATCTTTGTGGTGCCGATGGACGATTGCATTCGTATCCGGACCGGCGAGCGAGGCCCCGAGGCGATTTAA
- the ispF gene encoding 2-C-methyl-D-erythritol 2,4-cyclodiphosphate synthase yields MIRIGLGHDTHRLVDGGPLILGGIEIPHDKHLEGHSDADALMHAITDALLGAANLPDIGQLFPNTDEANRDRPSSDFLKLAYQKVQAEGWELINLDTVIHAHRPKLADLKSLMQIRIAEMLHVSPEEIGIKAKTGEGVGIIGREEAIEVQCVCLLRRK; encoded by the coding sequence ATGATACGTATCGGGCTCGGACACGATACCCATCGATTAGTCGATGGCGGTCCGCTTATTCTGGGTGGCATCGAGATTCCTCACGATAAACATCTTGAGGGGCACAGCGATGCTGATGCTTTGATGCACGCGATCACCGATGCGTTACTGGGGGCGGCCAATCTTCCCGATATCGGCCAGCTTTTTCCCAATACCGATGAAGCGAACCGGGATCGGCCTTCCAGTGACTTCTTGAAGTTGGCCTATCAAAAAGTACAGGCCGAAGGCTGGGAACTGATCAATTTAGACACCGTCATCCATGCCCACCGGCCCAAGCTGGCCGATTTGAAATCGTTGATGCAAATCCGCATTGCCGAAATGCTGCATGTCTCGCCGGAAGAAATCGGCATCAAAGCAAAAACGGGCGAAGGCGTCGGTATCATTGGTCGCGAGGAAGCGATCGAGGTGCAGTGCGTTTGTCTGTTACGAAGAAAATAG
- a CDS encoding ABC transporter permease, with the protein MNDRPSYVAVFLMFLRNSMVRDLSFRSNFWIECISSLSWVIMNLGFYLLIFRYTNSIGNNTGWGEYEFFVFLATTLLVNSLVQMFFMPNIQEFSELIRTGKLDFALLKPIDTQFLVSFEKVNFPSMANFLFGLVLMSVSLYQLTHRETNPIELHAGMVALYVLFLLCGVAILYSLMIVLAASSIWLGRNTSLYDFWFYITSFSRYPMEIYNSGGLGISLQLIFTFVIPILIVVNVPARIMAQPFGVSDQQMWFLPIYMLAATALSLVASRWVFKKSLRSYRSASS; encoded by the coding sequence ATGAACGACCGACCATCTTACGTCGCCGTCTTCCTCATGTTCCTGCGAAACAGCATGGTCCGCGACCTCAGCTTTCGCTCGAACTTTTGGATTGAGTGTATTTCGAGCTTGTCGTGGGTGATCATGAATTTGGGCTTTTACCTGCTCATTTTTAGATACACCAACTCCATCGGAAACAATACCGGCTGGGGTGAGTACGAGTTCTTCGTCTTCTTAGCCACGACACTGCTGGTCAACAGCTTGGTGCAGATGTTCTTCATGCCGAACATCCAAGAATTTTCCGAACTGATTCGTACCGGCAAACTCGATTTCGCCCTGCTGAAACCGATCGACACACAGTTTCTAGTCAGCTTTGAAAAGGTGAACTTCCCGTCGATGGCCAACTTTTTGTTTGGCCTGGTGTTGATGAGCGTGAGCCTATACCAGTTGACCCATCGCGAAACCAACCCCATTGAACTGCACGCTGGCATGGTGGCGTTGTATGTTCTGTTTTTGCTTTGCGGCGTCGCGATTCTGTACAGTTTGATGATCGTGCTCGCCGCGTCCAGCATTTGGCTTGGCCGCAATACGTCGCTCTACGATTTCTGGTTCTACATCACCAGCTTTTCCCGTTACCCGATGGAGATCTACAACTCTGGCGGACTGGGAATCTCGCTGCAGTTGATCTTTACCTTCGTCATCCCCATTCTGATTGTGGTGAACGTCCCGGCCCGGATCATGGCCCAACCGTTTGGCGTAAGCGACCAGCAAATGTGGTTTCTTCCAATCTACATGCTGGCCGCCACCGCACTGAGCCTAGTGGCTTCGCGCTGGGTCTTCAAAAAGTCGCTAAGAAGCTATCGCAGCGCCAGCAGCTAA
- a CDS encoding NAD(P)H-hydrate dehydratase → MSSISLPAGLPILPRRDQHSHKGTFGRALLIGGSVGMAGSISLSARACLKGGAGLVTVAVPDAILDTVATFDAAYMTWPLPTDRSGHLPFHAKSKISEKLEHADCVAIGPGLGQSRGLFFLVNDLVDRFSGPMVIDADGLNLVAQRAEKTEPFAAPRVLTPHLGEFRRLVGKPQLTMEEATASAIEFADKRKCVLVLKGSQTLVTDGTRQWKNPTGNPGLATGGSGDVLTGLTTAMLAQRLSVYDAAVLAVYLHGLAADLAVQETSQPGLTASDLLDFLESALCQYTQARDANSA, encoded by the coding sequence ATGTCATCCATTTCGCTACCTGCTGGACTCCCCATTCTGCCGCGACGCGATCAACATTCTCACAAAGGAACGTTTGGTCGGGCGTTGTTGATTGGTGGCTCGGTGGGCATGGCTGGCTCGATTAGTCTTTCAGCACGTGCTTGTCTGAAAGGGGGCGCAGGGTTGGTAACAGTGGCCGTGCCCGACGCCATTCTCGATACGGTCGCTACATTTGATGCGGCCTACATGACCTGGCCCTTGCCAACAGACCGTTCCGGTCACTTACCTTTTCATGCGAAATCAAAAATATCAGAGAAACTTGAGCATGCCGATTGCGTGGCCATTGGGCCTGGGCTGGGGCAATCACGCGGGCTGTTTTTTCTGGTGAATGATTTAGTCGATCGTTTTTCTGGGCCGATGGTGATCGATGCGGACGGGTTGAATCTAGTTGCTCAACGAGCTGAAAAAACGGAACCGTTCGCTGCTCCACGTGTCTTAACACCCCATTTGGGCGAGTTTCGAAGGCTTGTCGGCAAGCCGCAGCTGACCATGGAAGAAGCAACCGCATCTGCCATCGAGTTTGCGGACAAACGGAAATGTGTCTTGGTGCTTAAGGGATCGCAGACACTTGTCACCGATGGAACACGCCAGTGGAAAAACCCTACGGGTAATCCAGGGCTCGCAACAGGTGGCTCTGGGGATGTTCTAACTGGCTTAACCACCGCCATGCTTGCTCAACGATTAAGTGTCTACGATGCGGCGGTTCTTGCGGTCTATCTGCACGGTTTAGCTGCCGATCTTGCGGTGCAGGAAACTTCGCAGCCAGGTTTGACGGCATCGGACTTGCTCGACTTCTTAGAGAGTGCTTTGTGTCAGTACACACAAGCACGCGACGCTAACTCTGCGTGA
- a CDS encoding ABC transporter permease, which yields MAELAAKASTWWAIFQINFHEKLVYRGDFMLGTLMRFLPILTQIFLWSAIFSAKGGGESAGEQIAGYTYYNIVAYYLLSTISRAFSSMPGLASGIALQIREGEIKKYLIQPLDLISFFLLNRIAHKLTYYIVALVPFVIVFIMCRGYFAGWPPGNVLACYFCSLFLSFMLGFFMEATIGMIGFWFLEVRSLLFVYMLFSFFLSGHMFPLDMLNELGGPWAMIIKSLPLMYLAYFPAAVFLEKITGAELMWGMIVQVAWVVFFIIASRLAFHYGVKQYSAYGG from the coding sequence ATGGCGGAACTAGCCGCAAAGGCCTCGACCTGGTGGGCCATTTTTCAAATCAACTTTCACGAGAAGCTCGTCTACCGAGGCGACTTCATGCTAGGAACCTTGATGCGGTTCCTGCCCATCCTGACGCAAATCTTTTTGTGGTCGGCGATTTTTTCGGCCAAAGGGGGCGGGGAAAGCGCCGGGGAACAAATCGCCGGCTACACCTACTACAACATCGTCGCCTACTACTTGCTGTCGACCATCTCTCGGGCGTTTTCTAGCATGCCTGGCTTGGCTTCAGGGATCGCTTTGCAGATCCGCGAAGGGGAAATCAAAAAGTACCTGATTCAACCGCTCGACCTGATTTCGTTCTTCCTGCTCAATCGTATCGCCCACAAGCTGACCTATTACATTGTAGCGCTCGTCCCGTTCGTCATTGTGTTTATCATGTGTCGCGGCTACTTCGCTGGCTGGCCGCCAGGCAATGTGCTGGCCTGTTACTTCTGTTCGCTGTTCCTCTCGTTTATGCTCGGCTTTTTCATGGAAGCCACAATCGGCATGATCGGGTTTTGGTTCTTGGAAGTCCGTTCGCTGCTGTTTGTTTATATGCTGTTCTCGTTCTTCCTGTCGGGGCACATGTTTCCGCTGGATATGCTGAACGAGTTGGGTGGCCCTTGGGCGATGATCATTAAATCGTTGCCGCTAATGTACCTGGCTTACTTCCCCGCTGCGGTCTTCCTGGAAAAGATCACCGGGGCAGAATTAATGTGGGGCATGATCGTTCAGGTTGCGTGGGTTGTGTTCTTCATCATCGCTTCTCGCCTGGCGTTTCATTACGGCGTGAAGCAGTACAGCGCGTATGGAGGTTAA
- a CDS encoding MFS transporter has protein sequence MNSNSRSSTSIELAKSASATSKQVAPTQVEGVSRNFFLLTLQQIVLRCGWIFKTESIIIPAVLDLIAGSGWVRGFLPILGRIGQSCPPLLYADRLRHLPLKKWSLVGTSLGMAAAFGSLAAMFIPGVDTAIGKTAMVVGFLWFYFLFFCATGLNQLGFGTAQGKLIPPPLRGRLMLASNVVGAVIATSLAAWLLPKWLYGNTIEVHWIFGFAAFAFMGSALSVVGLHENRDSSQASAFSPKRLIWQSYRVLQDDHRFRLVCIIAAAFGFSLMLFPHYQALARDRLDVDLSRMIFWVIVQNAGTAIFSLLGGPLADWKGNRLVLRMMLFGVMILPLGSIFLVHSGEFGIRVFDWLFLFVGITPITFRAFTNYTLELVPAELHPRYLATQSLCIALPMVLSPLIGLLIDLTSFEAVFMGVTVILFGGWVMTYYLVEPRHEPGHHIAYGEMDVDPDDEV, from the coding sequence ATGAATTCGAATTCCCGTTCTTCCACTTCGATCGAGTTGGCTAAGTCAGCCTCAGCTACCTCTAAGCAAGTCGCGCCCACCCAGGTTGAAGGCGTTTCTCGCAATTTCTTTCTGTTGACGCTCCAGCAAATTGTTTTGCGGTGCGGCTGGATTTTCAAAACGGAAAGTATCATCATTCCGGCGGTTTTAGACTTGATTGCCGGGTCAGGGTGGGTCCGAGGATTTCTACCCATCTTGGGAAGGATTGGCCAAAGCTGCCCTCCGCTTCTATACGCCGATCGCTTACGGCATTTGCCCCTGAAAAAGTGGTCGCTGGTCGGAACTTCGCTGGGCATGGCCGCTGCCTTTGGAAGCTTGGCGGCGATGTTTATCCCCGGCGTCGATACGGCCATCGGCAAAACAGCGATGGTGGTTGGCTTTCTGTGGTTTTACTTTTTGTTCTTCTGTGCGACAGGGCTCAACCAGTTAGGCTTCGGAACGGCACAAGGCAAGCTGATACCGCCACCTCTACGAGGTCGATTGATGTTGGCCTCGAATGTAGTCGGAGCGGTTATCGCGACTAGTCTGGCGGCCTGGCTGTTGCCTAAGTGGCTTTATGGAAACACGATCGAGGTCCATTGGATCTTCGGCTTCGCGGCATTCGCATTCATGGGGAGTGCTCTTTCGGTTGTAGGACTTCACGAGAATCGCGACAGCTCGCAGGCCAGCGCATTCTCGCCCAAGCGTTTAATCTGGCAGTCGTACCGCGTGCTGCAAGACGATCATCGGTTTCGCTTGGTTTGTATCATTGCCGCCGCGTTTGGCTTTTCGCTGATGTTGTTTCCCCACTACCAGGCCCTCGCGCGAGATCGTTTGGATGTTGATCTTTCGCGGATGATTTTCTGGGTGATTGTCCAGAACGCAGGCACCGCGATTTTTAGCTTGCTGGGCGGGCCGTTGGCGGATTGGAAAGGGAACCGACTCGTCTTGCGAATGATGTTGTTTGGTGTGATGATTTTGCCCCTGGGCTCGATCTTTCTAGTTCACTCTGGCGAGTTCGGTATTCGCGTATTCGATTGGCTGTTTCTCTTTGTGGGTATCACCCCAATTACTTTCCGGGCGTTCACCAACTACACGCTAGAGCTTGTTCCAGCAGAACTACACCCTCGTTACCTGGCCACACAAAGTTTGTGTATCGCGTTGCCGATGGTGCTCTCGCCGCTGATCGGTTTGCTGATCGATCTGACAAGCTTTGAAGCCGTTTTTATGGGGGTTACCGTCATCTTGTTTGGCGGCTGGGTAATGACTTATTACCTGGTAGAACCCCGTCATGAACCAGGGCACCACATTGCGTACGGCGAGATGGATGTTGATCCGGACGATGAAGTTTAG
- the larB gene encoding nickel pincer cofactor biosynthesis protein LarB, with amino-acid sequence MKRHELERLAKSYRAGKVPLADFCAQVLQAQAAPAKESRAAKPASAILDDTTLDIERAERCGFPEVVYGEGKSADSIVQIFEKQREHGDGSLATRIDAEKGAALQAALPEGTYHPLGRTFRMPNKLQTWGNVGLVTAGTSDLPIAEEARETLRWMGIEPVFIQDVGVAGPHRFTEQAGKLKGADVVIVVAGMEGALPSVVGGYLACPVIAVPTSVGYGASFQGVAALLGMLNSCASNVTVVNIDAGFKGAYLAGLISRRVRQATK; translated from the coding sequence ATGAAACGACACGAACTCGAACGCCTTGCCAAGTCGTACCGTGCCGGAAAAGTTCCTTTGGCTGATTTTTGCGCGCAAGTTCTTCAGGCCCAAGCAGCCCCGGCGAAAGAGTCGCGAGCCGCGAAGCCTGCCAGCGCGATTCTCGACGATACCACGCTCGATATCGAACGCGCCGAACGCTGTGGTTTTCCTGAAGTGGTTTACGGCGAAGGGAAGTCTGCGGACAGCATTGTGCAAATATTCGAGAAGCAGCGCGAGCATGGCGATGGGTCGCTGGCTACGCGAATCGATGCCGAAAAAGGTGCCGCTTTGCAAGCCGCCCTACCTGAGGGAACCTATCACCCGCTTGGTCGTACCTTTCGCATGCCCAACAAATTGCAAACGTGGGGAAATGTCGGTTTGGTTACGGCCGGCACCAGCGATTTGCCTATCGCAGAAGAGGCCCGCGAGACGTTACGCTGGATGGGAATCGAACCGGTCTTCATTCAAGATGTCGGCGTGGCTGGTCCGCATCGCTTTACCGAGCAAGCAGGCAAGCTGAAAGGCGCGGACGTGGTGATTGTTGTGGCTGGCATGGAAGGTGCACTGCCAAGTGTGGTCGGTGGTTACTTGGCTTGTCCAGTGATTGCTGTGCCGACCAGTGTAGGCTACGGAGCAAGCTTTCAGGGGGTTGCCGCACTGTTGGGAATGTTGAACAGTTGTGCGTCGAATGTCACCGTGGTGAACATCGATGCTGGCTTCAAAGGCGCTTATCTGGCAGGTTTGATTTCACGACGTGTCCGACAAGCGACCAAGTAA
- a CDS encoding ABC transporter ATP-binding protein → MAPIIQLDKLTKTYQVYQKQEGLLASIKGLFHRKYKTVEAVRGIDLTVDQGEFVAFLGPNGAGKTTTLKLLSGVINPTSGNATVMGHVPWLRENAYRRRFALVMGQKNQLWWDLPAQDSFRLHQKIYRIDQDKFQRSQDELVDLLGVKELMTQPVRALSLGERMKMELIAALLHSPDVLFLDEPTIGLDVVAQHNIQQFLKHYQQERKITVLLTSHYMKDIAALCQRVVVIAHGVIIYDGSLSGIVDRFGGYKIVTLSFVGDVPSAGLARFGDVISEDPPKAKLRVDRSKVGEVLAAVLDQYELEDVGVEDPPLEEVIADVFSLTHMGDKSKNEKLAEVSS, encoded by the coding sequence ATGGCACCTATTATCCAACTCGACAAGCTGACCAAGACTTACCAAGTCTATCAGAAGCAGGAAGGCCTTTTGGCTTCGATCAAGGGCCTGTTTCACCGCAAATACAAGACCGTGGAAGCGGTTCGCGGGATTGATTTAACCGTCGATCAGGGGGAATTCGTCGCTTTCCTGGGCCCCAATGGGGCGGGTAAGACGACAACACTCAAGCTCCTCTCAGGCGTGATCAATCCTACTTCCGGTAACGCAACCGTCATGGGGCATGTCCCCTGGCTACGCGAGAACGCCTATCGTCGCCGTTTTGCCCTGGTGATGGGGCAGAAAAACCAGCTTTGGTGGGATCTGCCCGCGCAAGATAGCTTCCGCCTACATCAGAAAATTTATCGTATCGACCAAGATAAATTCCAGCGTAGCCAGGACGAACTGGTCGATTTGCTGGGCGTCAAAGAGCTCATGACACAGCCAGTTCGGGCACTTTCGCTTGGCGAACGGATGAAGATGGAGCTTATCGCGGCCTTGCTCCACTCCCCCGATGTCTTATTTCTGGATGAACCGACCATCGGCCTCGACGTGGTCGCCCAGCACAACATTCAGCAGTTCCTCAAACATTATCAGCAGGAACGTAAAATCACCGTCCTGCTGACTAGCCACTACATGAAAGACATCGCGGCGTTATGCCAGCGAGTGGTCGTAATTGCCCATGGTGTCATCATTTACGATGGCTCGTTGAGCGGGATTGTCGACCGATTTGGTGGCTACAAGATTGTCACCCTCAGCTTCGTTGGCGACGTTCCTTCGGCTGGGCTGGCTCGATTTGGCGACGTGATTTCTGAAGATCCCCCCAAAGCCAAGCTGCGGGTCGATCGCTCTAAAGTGGGCGAAGTGCTGGCCGCCGTGCTCGACCAATACGAACTGGAAGACGTCGGCGTCGAAGATCCGCCGCTGGAAGAAGTGATTGCGGATGTCTTCTCCCTGACGCACATGGGCGATAAATCGAAGAACGAAAAGCTGGCCGAAGTATCATCCTAA